The genomic DNA TTGTTTCAGTTGCACTGGTACGATTTAATTTCTTCATCATCAAAAAATCTATAACCTTATTTTACAGGTATAATTAGTACTTTATTTATTGTTTTGAGCGGGCAAATATAAGTTTTAAAAGTCTTCCGTTAACGTTAACGGTTTGAAATATTTTGGGCTACTTTCATGAAAAACTGAATGAAAAAATCGCAGAAAGTGCCTATTATCAGGGAGTCTGAGAACTATTTTTTAGCACAAAAAAGTTTATCCGACTTGTTGGCGGGTTAAGCGAATGTTAATCGGAGTAAAAAAGGGAACAAAAACAGTTTTTTAACTATTACAAAAAAACAATTATATTTAATGCACTAAAAACCAAAATTGCCGAATACATTGAACCTTACTCTGCACAAAATAAAAACTCAAACCAGCGCATTTTCACACAATAAAAAACTACATAACAACACATTACAGACGTGTATGATAATAAGATATATGTGCACCTTACACATATACATACGTTGTAGGTCATTTAAAAAAAGCACACACTAAATCATAATAAAACAATGGATAAAATAGCACTTATATTTTTCACTGTAGGGATTCTAATATTTCTTATAATTGCTTTATCTCTTACAAGTGGGGTTATGAAAAAGTCTAGGTCTTTATTAGTTTCACTTAGCAATCAAAACCTTTGTAATATTATGGTTACTTTCTTTCAGAATGGCTCATCAAAATCAGGTGCGTCGACATTCGGATTCCCTTTAAAATCTAAGATGTTTTATAATAATGATGTTATTATAATTACTCCAAAATCGATTTTCTCTTTAAGTAGTATGTCTTATATTAACTTACCTTTAATTCTGACAAACAACGTTGAAAAATATAAAGAATTAACAAAATCAAATTATATATTTCGTCCTACATCAATACAATCAAATGGATTAAAGAAACTAATAATTAAATATAATGGTAGTGGTTTTGTAAAAAGCTATACAGTACAAGTCAATTGTAAAACAAGAGAGGATAAGGAAAAAATACTATCTGTTAATTTATAACAAAAAAAAGGAAAAACGACCTACAACAGGCTAGCATAGATAATATGGCAATGAGGCTGTTACACGACTTTCAGTAGTTTCTAGCAGCTCCGCCAAATCAGAGATTTGACAGAGACTGAACTTTGAATTTCTCAGTAAAATCTCTGATTTGGCTCTGTGGGGAATCCGAAGAGAAATTGGTTTCTAATGCCATACTATCCATCTAGCAATCGTTATGTGGTATTTTAAAAACTAAGAAATGAGCAAAGTAATTCTATTTATAATTTCACTCGTACTGCTTTTATCGTGCACTGGAGAATTGACAACAAGAAATTATAAAAGTCCTGAGAAATTCACTGGTGGATTCAATGACTTTGAATTGAATTTGGGAAAAAATGGACAATTAGAATTATTGATTGAGACTTCGATTGAAGAAAGTCAAAATGAAGCTGGCACAACTTGGAGTACAAGACAAAAACGAGTAACTGGTAACTGGACTCAGAAAGACCAAACAATTAAATGTAATTTCAATGAGTCCAAAGATTCCATCGACATAATTTTTAAAAGTTCTCCCTTTGAAACATTTACAGAAAGAGAATTAATCCGTTTTAATGCCAAATTGGACACCGTTTATATTTACGGATTACCATGTATAGAGACAGACAATGAGAATTGATTTTAACAATAAAAGAATAAGAATAATTGTATTCTATGCACTTAGTGCCATAATGTTGATTTCTTATTGGCTTTTAGACAACTCTGAAATATTAACTGATTTTTTAGAGAAAACCGATAGAGTTATGACAAATTGGGCGATGGGATTTAATGCGATAATTGGATTTGTAAAACTTGGACTTATCACAGCAGGACTTACAATCCCTATAATCTTAACGATAATGATAATAATAAATAAAAAAACACCACATAACAATTTGTAATATGGCAGGCGGGGGCTTTAGCGGTCTGACAAGTCAGACCTTGCGCCCACTCTTCTGCGGGTCTGACACTCCCGATTGCATCGGGACCGCCCGACCACATACAAGTGACCGTCAGACTGTCTAAAAACCTAACCACAATTTGTTAAGAACTCCGCAGGTTGTTAACACCTTTGAACCCAGCGATTAAGTATCTTCAGGCATGAAGTATTTGCAAGGACAAAACAGGGAACAAATCCAACTTTTCCCGGTGTCGCTCGACCAGGCTATAGATGCCGATAACGAAGTGCGCTTAATCGATGTTTTTGTTAACAGTCTGAAGCTGGAAGAATTCGGGTTCAGGGTTGACCATATTGAAAACGGGCGTCCTGCTTACCACCCAGCCGACCTGCTTAAACTATACATTTATGGCTATCTCAATCAGTTAAGGTCATCGAGGAAACTGGAGAAGGAGTGCAAGCGAAACATTGAATTAATGTGGCTATTGAAAACGCTGCATCCCGATCACAACACTATCGCTAACTTCAGGCGCGATAACCCAAAGGCCATCAAAAAAGTATTCCGCGAAACCGTAAAGATTGCAACGTATTTTAACCTTATTGGCGGAACGTTGATTGCAGGCGACAGTACAAAACTACGTGCCCAGAACAGTAAAAAGAACAACTACAACCAAAAGAAAATAGACCGTCACCTGGAGTACATCGAAAACAAACTGGCTGAATACAACAAAACACTGGCCGAAAGCGATGGAGATAAAAAGCAGGAAATTGAAAACGAAATTGAAAAGCAAAACCAGCGAAAAGACGGTTATAAAAAGATTGAACAAGAGCTAAAAAAATCGGGGCAAAGGCAAATCTCAACTTCCGATCCCGACAGCCGTCACCAGATCACGCGCAACAACATTACCGAGGTAGCCTATTCGGCGCAAACTTCGGTCGATGCAAAAAACTACATCCCTATCGATTATAAAATAACCAATGCCAACGATAAAAAGGCAATGGGAACAATGCTCAGAAGAGCAAAAACAATACTTCGGCACAACGATTTTACTGCCCTTTACGATAAAGGCTACCATACCGGAAGCGAACTGGCCATCGCCGATACGCTCGGTATTCCGGCAATTGTTGCTATTCCTCCGTTTTCAGGAGCCTCCCATGCTCCCGACCTTAGGTACGATGTGGAACATTTTGATTACGACCCGAAAACCGATACCTACACCTGTTTGCAGGGTCACACCCTAAGAACCACCGGCTACTGGCACCACGCAAAAAACGGTGCCGGAGAAACAGCCTATCGCTTCCGCAACTACACAACACCTAAATGTAAAAGTTGTGAGGTCCGCCCGCTGTGCACAAAGTCGGCTGCAAACGGCAAGCAGGTAAGGCGAAGCGAGTTTGCCGGCAATATTGAAAACAACAAAAAACGCGTTCTGGAAAGCGAAAAACTTTACAAACGACGGCAGGCCATTGTGGAACACCCCTTCGGGACCATTAAACGTCAGTGGGGATTCAATTATATTATCACCAAAAAGTACATGAAAAGAGCTGAAGCCGATTTTGGTTTTATAATGTCGGCATACAACCTCAGACGAATAATCAATATTGTGGGCATAAAAAAGTTAGAAAAATACATCACAAGTATTTTTTCTGTTTTATGTTCAATTTTTGATCTTTTAGAGCTATTTTTAAACCAAAGAAACCGAATACAATACAAAACAATAAAAACCATCTGTTATGAAATCCGCATCCCAGGCCACTTAATAAAGCTCAATTTTAATGCCCCGGAAATGGGTTTTTAGACAGACTGCCGTTATGCACAAGCTTAAAAAAATATGAAACGACTGATTAAAAAGTATTCCATCTTGCTAATTTCAGCAATAATACTCTCTCACTTATTGACTGGTATTATTTTGACAGTCTGGCCAAATTTATTAACGACTGAATTACCTGGTGGAGGAACTTCAACTTTAGGCAATGGTTACTTAATTTCTGCTTTGGATTACTTAATAAATGTCGTTTTCATAATTCTGTTAACGAAAGAAATGAATAAAGAAAAGATAAAGTCAATTCCATTATTGATATTGACCTTCTTTTCAAGTTTATTAGGAGTAATTTTCTTTCTTTTCATAGTGGCGCAACAGAAATTAAACATAATTACAACTAACACATATGACTGATTTACTAAAAGTATTGAATAAGTATATAATCTTATTGATTATTTCGTCCTTATTTGGGATGCCTTGGTTTTATGTTCAAAACTTATTGTTTGATATAAGCAATCATGAAACATATGCTCTGGCCAGTTCAATACCTAATTACGTAACATATCTAATTCGATTGATTATCATTATTCTATTGATAATTGATTTTAGAAAAGAAAACTTGAAAAATATTGTTTTAACATGTATAGCTACTTTGTTTTTCCCTATGCTTGGAGTTGTGATACTATCTCTACTAATTTTAGAGAAAGGAAAAGAAAAAGCCAGTGCATAACAAATTGTATATGGCAGGCGGGGGTAAGAGCGGTCTGACAAATAAATTTAATAAAGAAAATGTACCGAAATTAATTAGTGATTTTTCTGACTGGCAAAATTGATAATTGAATTGATAAATCATTCTCGACTTGATAATTTAATCTCAATCAACAAAAATAAATTTGATATGAATAGTAAATTTTCTTGCAAAAAAAGTCGCTCGTTTGGAGGATTTCTGATAGCTGCTAGTTTATTTATTACTTTGG from uncultured Draconibacterium sp. includes the following:
- a CDS encoding IS1182 family transposase codes for the protein MKYLQGQNREQIQLFPVSLDQAIDADNEVRLIDVFVNSLKLEEFGFRVDHIENGRPAYHPADLLKLYIYGYLNQLRSSRKLEKECKRNIELMWLLKTLHPDHNTIANFRRDNPKAIKKVFRETVKIATYFNLIGGTLIAGDSTKLRAQNSKKNNYNQKKIDRHLEYIENKLAEYNKTLAESDGDKKQEIENEIEKQNQRKDGYKKIEQELKKSGQRQISTSDPDSRHQITRNNITEVAYSAQTSVDAKNYIPIDYKITNANDKKAMGTMLRRAKTILRHNDFTALYDKGYHTGSELAIADTLGIPAIVAIPPFSGASHAPDLRYDVEHFDYDPKTDTYTCLQGHTLRTTGYWHHAKNGAGETAYRFRNYTTPKCKSCEVRPLCTKSAANGKQVRRSEFAGNIENNKKRVLESEKLYKRRQAIVEHPFGTIKRQWGFNYIITKKYMKRAEADFGFIMSAYNLRRIINIVGIKKLEKYITSIFSVLCSIFDLLELFLNQRNRIQYKTIKTICYEIRIPGHLIKLNFNAPEMGF